The Hydrogenispora ethanolica genome includes a region encoding these proteins:
- a CDS encoding DUF362 domain-containing protein codes for MERVSLLQCESYGTGLKSQLEKLLAPLGGLGSFFRPGDRVLLKPNLIGPRSVESAATTHPALILAMAELVKDCGGRVGVGDSPGIGSAESVIKRLGMEAALKRLGAAIVEFNTPVALAGFGRELPFERRYKNLFMARELDDFDQLINLAKLKSHGQMGVTLATKNLFGCVVGTNKGRWHFNAGKDLDGFARLLLEIALTARPGLHIVDGIIGMDGNGPSNGRPRQLNILAAGGNPLALDRVIVELLQKRPEQFPLFAAARALGLPGLELAEIAIAGAGPETLRVEDFQIPAFHRTHIFVNETFSRIASGLLKQRMLLDEKACVNCRKCEELCPARAISYAGRIRIDDSQCIQCCCCQEMCPVGALRVSEPFTVKLLRKLKIM; via the coding sequence ATGGAACGGGTCTCTTTATTGCAATGCGAATCGTATGGCACAGGGCTCAAGAGTCAACTGGAAAAGTTGTTAGCGCCTTTGGGCGGGCTGGGTTCGTTTTTCCGGCCCGGGGATCGGGTGTTATTAAAACCCAACCTGATCGGTCCCCGTTCGGTGGAGAGCGCGGCGACCACGCATCCGGCGCTGATTCTGGCAATGGCGGAACTGGTCAAGGATTGCGGCGGCCGGGTCGGGGTGGGCGACAGTCCGGGAATCGGCAGCGCCGAGAGTGTCATCAAGCGGCTGGGAATGGAAGCGGCGCTGAAACGCCTGGGCGCCGCGATCGTCGAATTCAACACGCCGGTGGCCTTGGCCGGTTTCGGCCGGGAACTCCCCTTTGAGCGCCGTTACAAGAATTTGTTCATGGCCCGGGAACTGGATGATTTTGATCAGCTGATCAATCTGGCCAAGTTGAAATCGCACGGCCAGATGGGGGTGACGCTGGCGACCAAGAACCTCTTCGGCTGCGTGGTCGGGACCAACAAGGGACGGTGGCATTTCAACGCCGGCAAGGACCTGGACGGTTTCGCCCGCTTGCTGCTGGAGATCGCCCTGACCGCCCGGCCGGGTTTGCATATCGTCGACGGGATCATCGGCATGGATGGCAACGGGCCGTCCAACGGCCGGCCGCGCCAGCTGAACATCCTGGCCGCCGGCGGCAATCCGCTGGCCCTCGATCGCGTGATTGTCGAATTGCTCCAGAAACGGCCGGAGCAATTCCCGCTCTTTGCGGCGGCCCGCGCCCTGGGCCTGCCCGGACTGGAGCTGGCTGAGATCGCGATCGCCGGGGCTGGGCCGGAAACGTTACGGGTGGAAGATTTTCAGATCCCCGCCTTTCACCGGACCCATATCTTCGTGAATGAAACCTTCAGCAGGATCGCTTCCGGTCTGCTCAAGCAGCGGATGCTGCTGGATGAGAAGGCCTGCGTCAACTGCCGCAAGTGCGAGGAGCTCTGTCCGGCGCGGGCCATTTCCTACGCGGGCCGGATCCGGATCGACGACAGCCAATGCATCCAGTGCTGTTGTTGCCAGGAGATGTGTCCGGTGGGCGCGTTGCGGGTCAGCGAACCGTTCACTGTCAAATTGTTGCGCAAGTTGAAAATCATGTGA
- a CDS encoding sugar kinase has product MVQARTEKEFAVLGLGEVLLRLSPPNKERILAGEVFEKRAGGSELNVVSGISLLGLRTGIVTKLPDNEIGKYIKNRIRFSGVSDDYIIYDSGKNARLGIYYYESGAAPRKPTVVYDRANSSFTSLALAEIPADVYSKTAVFHFSGITMALGANIREALREMIANFKANGTLISFDVNFRATLWSEAEARAEILKILPQVDILFVSEETLRKMFGRTGTVDAMMKEFAAEFGCKLIATTQRQVLSPTRHTWNSLIYSREEDRYYQEEPYPEIEVVDRIGSGDAYLAGVLFGLLKFGAIQPALEFGNAMAAIKNTIPGDMPVSDFHEIRKVITDHQSHNSSELNR; this is encoded by the coding sequence ATGGTACAGGCACGAACGGAGAAAGAATTTGCGGTTTTGGGTCTCGGCGAGGTATTGCTGCGGCTTTCGCCGCCCAACAAGGAGCGCATTCTGGCCGGCGAGGTCTTTGAGAAACGGGCCGGGGGCTCGGAGTTGAATGTGGTCTCCGGGATCTCGCTCCTGGGGTTGCGGACCGGCATCGTCACTAAACTGCCGGACAACGAGATCGGCAAATACATCAAAAACCGGATCCGTTTCAGCGGCGTCAGCGATGACTACATCATCTACGATTCCGGCAAAAACGCCCGGCTGGGGATCTATTATTACGAGAGCGGCGCCGCGCCCCGCAAACCGACCGTGGTGTACGACCGCGCCAATTCATCCTTTACGTCTTTGGCCCTGGCGGAGATTCCGGCCGATGTCTATTCCAAAACCGCGGTCTTCCATTTCAGCGGGATCACGATGGCTCTCGGCGCCAACATCCGGGAAGCGTTGCGGGAGATGATCGCCAATTTCAAGGCCAACGGGACGCTGATCTCTTTCGACGTCAACTTCCGGGCCACCCTGTGGAGCGAGGCGGAGGCGCGGGCCGAGATCCTGAAGATCCTGCCTCAGGTGGATATCCTCTTCGTGTCCGAGGAGACGCTGCGCAAGATGTTCGGCCGGACCGGCACGGTGGACGCGATGATGAAGGAGTTCGCCGCCGAGTTCGGCTGCAAGCTGATCGCCACCACCCAGCGGCAGGTGCTCAGCCCCACCCGGCATACCTGGAACTCCCTGATCTATTCCCGGGAGGAGGATCGCTATTACCAGGAGGAGCCGTATCCCGAGATCGAGGTGGTGGACCGGATCGGCAGCGGCGACGCTTACCTGGCCGGCGTGTTGTTCGGCCTCTTGAAATTCGGCGCGATCCAGCCGGCCCTGGAGTTTGGCAACGCCATGGCCGCCATCAAAAACACCATCCCCGGGGACATGCCGGTCAGCGACTTCCATGAGATTCGCAAGGTCATCACCGATCACCAGAGCCATAACAGCAGCGAATTGAACCGCTGA
- the ruvC gene encoding crossover junction endodeoxyribonuclease RuvC has protein sequence MIILGIDPGTAITGFGVIAHEGNHLRRITYGVVRTEAGLALASRLSRIYRQIQTIIQEYRPEVVAVEELFFNKNVRTALAVGQARGVILLAAETAGLETVEYTPLQVKQAVVGYGRAEKQQVQEMVRMLLCLPEIPKPDDAADALAIAICHAHSRKLSKVCY, from the coding sequence ATGATCATTTTGGGAATCGATCCCGGGACGGCGATTACCGGTTTTGGTGTCATCGCCCACGAGGGAAATCATTTGCGGCGGATCACCTACGGGGTGGTCCGGACCGAGGCCGGCCTGGCGCTGGCTTCCCGGTTGAGCCGGATCTACCGGCAGATTCAGACGATTATTCAGGAGTACCGGCCGGAAGTGGTGGCCGTCGAGGAACTCTTTTTCAATAAGAATGTCCGGACCGCCCTGGCGGTGGGCCAGGCCCGCGGCGTGATTCTATTGGCGGCGGAGACCGCGGGACTGGAGACGGTGGAGTATACGCCGCTCCAAGTGAAACAGGCGGTGGTGGGATACGGCCGCGCCGAGAAGCAACAGGTCCAGGAGATGGTCCGCATGCTGCTCTGCCTTCCGGAGATCCCCAAGCCCGACGATGCCGCCGATGCCTTGGCCATCGCCATCTGCCACGCCCATTCGCGGAAACTGTCCAAGGTGTGTTATTAA
- the ruvA gene encoding Holliday junction branch migration protein RuvA, which yields MIATLTGKVQSVSGESCVIDVNGVGYQVFMPLPALETISRTGEPVRVFTHFHLREDGAALFGFLTPEDKAVFEKIIGVSGIGPKTALAVLGTLSGGRFAEAVHNEDHRVLTSVSGIGLKTAQRLILELKGKLVRVSGANEAGQKAGAGFDSSFGDAVDALVSLGYPQKEAVTAIETLTAAEPGLTTPELVRRALKNLGRK from the coding sequence ATGATCGCCACGCTTACCGGAAAAGTGCAGAGCGTCAGCGGCGAAAGTTGTGTGATTGATGTGAACGGCGTCGGGTATCAGGTTTTTATGCCGCTCCCGGCCCTGGAGACGATCAGCCGGACCGGGGAACCGGTGCGGGTTTTCACCCATTTTCACCTGCGCGAGGATGGCGCGGCGCTGTTCGGGTTCTTGACGCCCGAGGACAAGGCGGTTTTTGAGAAGATCATCGGCGTGTCGGGGATTGGTCCCAAGACCGCCCTGGCGGTGCTGGGGACGCTCTCCGGCGGCCGGTTCGCCGAGGCCGTTCATAACGAGGACCACCGGGTGCTGACCAGCGTCTCCGGGATCGGCCTCAAGACGGCCCAGCGGCTGATCCTGGAGCTCAAAGGCAAGCTGGTGCGCGTCAGCGGCGCCAATGAGGCCGGCCAGAAAGCCGGGGCCGGCTTTGACAGTTCCTTCGGCGACGCGGTGGACGCCCTGGTCTCACTGGGGTATCCTCAGAAAGAGGCGGTGACGGCCATCGAAACCCTGACCGCCGCCGAGCCCGGCCTGACCACCCCGGAATTGGTGCGCCGCGCCTTAAAAAATCTAGGCAGAAAGTGA
- the ruvB gene encoding Holliday junction branch migration DNA helicase RuvB, whose translation MEEERIVSALKQINDDSEFSLRPRNFAEYIGQPRVKENMQVFIQAAKARRESLDHVLLYGPPGLGKTSLAHIIANELQVHIRITSGPAIERPADLAAILTNLEPSDVLFIDEVHRLNRAVEEVLYPAMEDFALDIIIGKGPSARSVRIDLPRFTLVGATTRAGSLSAPLRDRFGIINRLEFYAPEDLQKIIERSAEILKIEIEKSGALEIARRSRGTPRIANRLLKRVRDYAQVKTGGAVTANTADQALRMLEVDALGLDRIDRTVLLTIIDKFDGGPVGLDTIAASIGEESETIEDVYEPYLLQIGFINRTPRGRIATRLAYDHLHRYYKPCPAPARQDGLFEESQ comes from the coding sequence ATGGAAGAAGAGCGGATTGTCAGCGCTTTAAAACAGATCAACGACGACAGCGAGTTCAGCCTGAGACCCCGCAACTTTGCGGAGTATATCGGCCAGCCGCGCGTTAAGGAGAATATGCAGGTCTTCATCCAGGCCGCCAAGGCGCGGCGCGAGTCCCTGGATCATGTGTTGCTCTACGGCCCGCCCGGCCTCGGCAAAACGTCGCTGGCCCACATTATCGCCAATGAGCTGCAGGTGCACATCCGGATCACCTCGGGCCCGGCCATCGAACGCCCGGCCGATCTGGCGGCGATCCTGACCAACCTGGAGCCCAGCGACGTGCTGTTCATCGACGAGGTGCACCGGCTGAACCGCGCGGTGGAGGAGGTGCTCTACCCGGCGATGGAGGATTTCGCCCTGGACATCATCATCGGCAAGGGACCCAGCGCCCGGTCGGTCCGGATCGACCTGCCCCGTTTCACGCTGGTGGGAGCGACCACCCGGGCCGGATCGCTGTCGGCCCCGTTGCGCGACCGCTTCGGGATCATCAACCGGCTGGAGTTTTATGCTCCCGAGGATCTGCAAAAGATCATCGAACGTTCGGCGGAGATCCTGAAGATCGAGATCGAAAAGTCAGGCGCCCTGGAGATCGCCCGCCGTTCGCGGGGCACGCCCCGGATCGCCAACCGGCTCCTGAAACGGGTCCGCGACTATGCCCAGGTCAAGACGGGCGGGGCGGTCACCGCCAACACCGCCGATCAGGCGTTGCGGATGCTGGAAGTCGACGCCCTGGGGCTGGACCGGATCGACCGCACGGTGCTGCTGACGATCATCGATAAATTCGACGGCGGCCCGGTCGGCCTGGATACCATCGCCGCCTCCATCGGCGAGGAGTCGGAGACCATCGAGGATGTTTATGAACCGTACCTGTTGCAGATCGGTTTCATAAACCGGACGCCGCGGGGGAGAATAGCTACCAGGCTGGCCTATGATCATCTGCACCGTTACTACAAGCCCTGCCCCGCCCCGGCCCGGCAGGACGGGTTGTTTGAGGAATCGCAATGA
- a CDS encoding epoxyqueuosine reductase QueH, with the protein MKLLLHACCGPCSCYTTQQLTEEGFEPTLFFFNPNIHPYQEQLRRRDGLRQLAEVRGLPLVEEPGYELEEFLAQVAAEPAQRCAKCYRIRLARTAAKAKELGFERFGTTLLISPYQNRELLIATGRELAQGFGLQFHDADFRPGFRQSQAMAKELGLYRQGYCGCVYSEKDRYYKG; encoded by the coding sequence ATGAAACTCTTGCTCCATGCCTGTTGCGGGCCTTGTTCCTGTTATACCACGCAGCAGTTGACCGAAGAGGGCTTCGAGCCGACGCTCTTCTTTTTTAATCCCAATATCCATCCCTACCAGGAGCAGTTGCGCCGCCGCGACGGGCTGCGGCAGCTGGCCGAGGTGCGCGGATTGCCGCTGGTCGAGGAGCCCGGCTACGAATTGGAGGAGTTTTTGGCCCAGGTCGCGGCGGAGCCCGCGCAACGCTGCGCCAAATGCTACCGGATCCGCCTGGCCCGCACCGCGGCCAAGGCCAAGGAGCTGGGGTTCGAGCGTTTCGGGACCACCCTTTTGATCAGCCCTTACCAGAATCGGGAACTGCTGATCGCGACCGGCCGGGAGTTGGCTCAAGGATTTGGCTTGCAATTTCACGACGCGGATTTCCGGCCGGGTTTCCGGCAGAGCCAGGCGATGGCCAAAGAGCTGGGTCTCTACCGGCAAGGCTATTGCGGCTGCGTTTACAGCGAGAAAGACCGTTACTACAAAGGGTGA
- a CDS encoding DUF2905 domain-containing protein, with translation MNELSGLGKILVALGLVIAGLGVWLWLGGKIPGFGRLPGDILIKRGNFTFYFPLATCILVSIVVTLILALFRRH, from the coding sequence ATGAATGAGCTGTCCGGATTGGGCAAGATCCTGGTGGCGCTGGGCCTGGTCATCGCCGGCCTCGGGGTATGGTTGTGGCTCGGCGGCAAGATCCCGGGGTTTGGGCGTCTCCCCGGCGACATTCTGATCAAGCGGGGCAATTTTACCTTCTACTTCCCGCTGGCCACCTGCATTCTGGTGAGCATCGTGGTGACCCTTATTCTGGCGTTATTCCGGAGACATTAG
- the recO gene encoding DNA repair protein RecO, producing MSLYRTKALVLKCRNFGEADRVLVLLSEDHGKLEAVVKGARRPRSRFVGNTLPFNLLQTLLLTGKSLETLSQAELLHSFSSLREDLIRMAYASFWAELVDRFVPEREEAREIFRFLLAAFVTLEGDHDPGLLNLAFQARLLNYLGYQPELDGCVGCGTAEADFRFSAQAGGLVCPECREQYRDLIPVDRVLIDGLQRIAVTDLRQLAQLDLTSGQRQSLLRLLRSFIEARMDQPLKSQLFLDHLLSSTSP from the coding sequence ATGAGTTTATATCGGACCAAAGCCCTCGTCTTAAAATGCCGCAACTTCGGCGAGGCCGACCGGGTGCTGGTGCTCCTCAGCGAGGACCACGGCAAGCTGGAGGCCGTGGTGAAAGGCGCGCGCCGGCCCCGCAGCCGGTTCGTGGGGAACACTCTGCCTTTCAATCTCCTGCAGACGCTGTTGTTGACCGGGAAGAGCCTGGAGACCTTGAGCCAGGCCGAGCTGCTTCATTCCTTTTCCAGCCTGCGCGAAGACTTGATCCGGATGGCCTATGCCAGTTTCTGGGCGGAGCTGGTGGACCGTTTTGTGCCGGAGCGGGAGGAGGCGCGGGAGATCTTCCGTTTTCTGCTGGCGGCTTTCGTCACGCTGGAAGGGGATCATGATCCGGGCTTGCTGAATCTGGCCTTTCAAGCCCGGCTGTTGAATTACCTCGGATACCAACCGGAGCTTGATGGTTGCGTGGGATGCGGCACGGCGGAGGCGGACTTTCGTTTCTCCGCGCAGGCGGGCGGGTTGGTCTGCCCGGAGTGCCGGGAGCAGTACCGGGATCTGATACCGGTCGACCGGGTGCTGATCGACGGGTTGCAGCGGATCGCCGTCACCGACCTCCGCCAATTGGCTCAATTGGACCTGACCAGCGGCCAGCGCCAATCCTTGTTGCGACTCTTGCGCTCCTTCATCGAAGCCCGGATGGATCAGCCTCTCAAATCCCAACTATTCCTCGATCACTTGCTTTCCTCCACCTCTCCTTGA
- a CDS encoding DUF4342 domain-containing protein: MDNLEKVDLVRERMDVSYEEAKRALEATNWDVVEAIIKIEQDSRSAKEEIFVRGSELVDKVKELIRKGNVSKIRVKQEDKVLVEVPVTAGVVGALLAPQLAIIGAVAALVSRCTVEIERIDSDVYH, from the coding sequence ATGGATAATTTAGAAAAGGTCGACCTGGTCCGGGAACGGATGGATGTCAGCTACGAAGAGGCAAAACGGGCTCTGGAAGCCACCAATTGGGATGTGGTGGAGGCGATTATCAAGATCGAACAGGATTCGCGCAGCGCGAAGGAGGAGATCTTCGTGCGCGGCAGTGAGTTGGTGGATAAAGTCAAGGAACTGATCCGCAAAGGCAACGTCTCGAAGATCCGCGTCAAACAGGAGGATAAGGTGCTGGTGGAAGTGCCGGTCACCGCCGGGGTGGTCGGGGCGCTGCTTGCGCCGCAACTGGCGATCATCGGAGCAGTGGCCGCCCTGGTCAGCCGGTGCACGGTGGAAATTGAACGGATCGACTCCGATGTCTACCATTGA
- a CDS encoding stage II sporulation protein M yields MTEFGTKLRQLLKRDRRLFLILGLLLVGGAWLGELLPRLNPEAARDIERMALEHFGEIARRMKGASLFVQILVIWVNNISASILAFCAGLIFPPVPILMLAGNGLLIGVFQNYTEAHAGLSVAQYYLGLLPHGIFELPAYIIAIGLGFRFGMIPYRLIRHYLTTKEHLPLFREFLGELRYYAIFLFILFTVAAAVEVAVTPYVMQLFLKYPISI; encoded by the coding sequence ATGACGGAGTTTGGAACGAAGCTCAGACAGTTATTGAAAAGAGATCGACGGTTGTTTCTGATCCTGGGGTTATTATTGGTGGGAGGAGCCTGGCTGGGAGAGCTGCTGCCCCGCCTGAATCCGGAGGCCGCCCGCGACATCGAACGGATGGCGCTGGAACATTTCGGAGAGATTGCCCGCAGGATGAAAGGAGCTTCGTTATTCGTTCAGATACTGGTGATCTGGGTGAACAATATCTCAGCCTCGATCCTGGCGTTTTGCGCGGGGCTGATCTTTCCGCCCGTTCCCATCCTGATGTTGGCCGGCAACGGCTTGTTGATCGGCGTGTTTCAAAATTACACGGAGGCCCACGCCGGTTTAAGCGTGGCCCAATATTACCTGGGGTTGTTGCCGCACGGCATCTTTGAACTGCCGGCCTATATCATCGCCATTGGCCTCGGGTTCCGGTTCGGCATGATTCCTTACCGGTTAATCCGGCATTATCTTACGACCAAAGAACATCTGCCGCTTTTCCGGGAATTCCTCGGCGAATTACGATATTACGCTATCTTCCTTTTTATTCTTTTCACTGTCGCCGCCGCGGTGGAGGTGGCCGTTACCCCTTATGTAATGCAGCTTTTTTTAAAATATCCCATATCAATTTGA
- a CDS encoding glycine--tRNA ligase has translation MSEIQATTTMDKIVSLSKRRGFIFQSSEIYGGLNSCWDYGPLGVELKNNVKQAWRRKVIQERDDMVGLDASILMHPRVWEASGHVAGFTDPLVDCKVCKQRFRADHLEGDKCPACGGELTEARQFNLMFKTFMGPVEDNAAVVYLRPETAQGIFVNFNNVQTTTRMKLPFGIAQVGKSFRNEITPGNFTFRTREFEQMEIEYFVKPGTDEQYHKEWIDRRFQWYLDLGITKERLRLREHAADELAHYAKGCFDIEYYFPMGWSELEGIANRTDFDLKRHAEYSGQRIDYFDQEANEHYVPYVIEPSAGADRGTLAFLLDAYHEEPDKDEVRVVLKLHRALAPYKVAILPLSKKEPLVAVAKEIEQELRKYWMVDYDDSKAIGRRYRRQDEIGTPYCVTIDFQSLEDKAVTVRDRDTMEQERIPMAELSKYLWEKLAW, from the coding sequence ATGTCGGAAATTCAAGCAACCACCACGATGGACAAGATTGTCTCATTGTCTAAACGGCGTGGCTTCATCTTTCAATCCAGTGAGATCTACGGTGGATTGAACAGTTGCTGGGACTACGGCCCACTCGGCGTCGAGCTGAAGAACAATGTCAAACAGGCCTGGCGGCGCAAGGTCATTCAGGAACGCGACGACATGGTCGGATTGGACGCCAGCATTCTGATGCATCCCCGGGTCTGGGAGGCCAGCGGCCATGTCGCCGGCTTTACCGATCCTTTGGTGGACTGCAAAGTCTGTAAGCAGCGGTTCCGCGCCGATCATCTGGAGGGCGACAAGTGTCCGGCCTGTGGCGGCGAACTCACCGAAGCGCGCCAATTCAACCTGATGTTCAAGACCTTCATGGGTCCGGTCGAGGACAATGCGGCAGTGGTTTACCTGCGACCGGAGACCGCGCAAGGGATCTTCGTGAACTTCAACAATGTCCAAACCACTACCCGGATGAAACTGCCTTTCGGCATCGCCCAGGTTGGCAAGTCCTTCCGGAATGAGATCACCCCGGGCAACTTTACCTTCCGGACGCGCGAGTTCGAGCAGATGGAGATCGAATATTTCGTCAAACCCGGCACGGATGAACAGTATCACAAGGAGTGGATCGATCGCCGGTTCCAATGGTACCTCGACCTCGGCATCACCAAGGAACGGCTTCGCCTGCGCGAGCATGCCGCCGACGAATTGGCCCATTATGCCAAAGGCTGCTTTGACATCGAATATTATTTCCCGATGGGCTGGTCGGAGCTGGAGGGCATCGCCAACCGCACCGATTTCGATCTGAAACGCCATGCCGAATACAGCGGACAACGGATCGATTATTTCGATCAGGAAGCTAATGAGCATTACGTACCTTATGTGATCGAGCCGTCGGCCGGAGCCGACCGGGGCACGCTCGCGTTCCTATTGGATGCTTACCATGAGGAGCCGGACAAGGATGAAGTACGGGTGGTTTTGAAACTCCACCGGGCCTTGGCCCCGTATAAGGTGGCGATTCTACCGCTCTCCAAGAAAGAGCCCCTGGTGGCCGTGGCCAAGGAGATCGAACAGGAGCTGCGGAAGTACTGGATGGTGGATTATGATGATTCCAAGGCGATTGGCCGGCGCTATCGTCGCCAGGACGAGATCGGGACCCCCTATTGCGTGACGATTGACTTCCAAAGCTTGGAGGATAAAGCAGTCACGGTGCGGGATCGGGACACCATGGAGCAGGAACGGATCCCCATGGCAGAACTTTCGAAATATCTGTGGGAGAAGCTCGCCTGGTAG
- a CDS encoding zinc ribbon domain-containing protein, translating to MDFLEDLFEGLERKKHKQRGDDYKRHGMPAEPVGHDNLSVEAGGTCHQCSNRLQPSFKFCPECGAKVPQPRFCTHCGTKLAETGAFCPGCGEKV from the coding sequence TTGGATTTTCTGGAAGATCTTTTTGAAGGGCTCGAAAGAAAGAAACATAAGCAGCGGGGGGATGATTACAAACGGCACGGCATGCCAGCGGAGCCCGTGGGGCATGATAATTTGAGTGTCGAAGCCGGCGGAACCTGTCACCAGTGTTCGAATCGCCTGCAACCTTCCTTTAAATTCTGTCCTGAATGCGGTGCTAAGGTTCCACAACCGAGATTCTGCACCCATTGCGGGACAAAGCTCGCCGAAACCGGAGCGTTCTGTCCGGGCTGTGGCGAAAAGGTCTGA